In Takifugu rubripes chromosome 18, fTakRub1.2, whole genome shotgun sequence, the DNA window ACCTGAATCCACCAGCTGGCAGAAAGCTCCATCATAATGTCGCCGTTGGGCTGTTGAGGCTCCTTCAGAAGCTAGCTAGCATGCGGCTCGGGCTCTGCgtttccaggaggaggagctgctgagagcCCAGCAGTCGTGAGGCTGGCACACGTCTGCTGAATCCGGCCATGGACGACTTCACCACCAGGACGTACGGCACCAGCGGCCTGGACAACAGGCCTTTGTTTGGGGAGACCTCAGCACGGGTAGGAGGGGATTCTAATCCAGACCTTTTGGTTCTGCTCAAAGTCAAAGTTTGCTGAGTGAAACTAAACTGCTGGAATGAAATTATGTGTACAAAAGTTAATAGGACGTGCAACACTGAGGACTTTTGGCTGATTCTCCAACTGTCTTCCTGGCAGGATCGAATCATAAACCTGGCAGTGGGAGGATTTACCTCAGTGGTTGTTTTAGTAAGTACAGACTTCTTCTATGGTTTACACCTCTGGGTGCTTGATCTGGTGTCCAAAACATCCAGCTGAAATGATGCTGTCTGATGGGCTGTTTCTTCCCTCTAAAGGAGAAAAGCTCAACTTGGGCCCGTGTGACTAAAACCTCCTGACGCGCTGCTCTGAGCTGTGTTACCCTCAGTAATCATTAACCCAAACAGTCTTCACAAATAAACAGGTTGTTTGTCGGCCTTCCCCGTCATTTTTAAGTCAACACTTAAAACAAGGAATTGATAAATTCATAATAGAACACTAAAATAATTAGCTGgggcacatttttcttcacGTGCTTCTCGGCTTCATGGCTGAGGGATCTCATTGGATGAATGAAAGTTCAGAGCATTACAATCCAAGGATTTGTTTTAACTCAGAACGTGCAGGGTTTTTTCCACAGTTTTTCCACAGTTCAGAGTCGACAGGGGGTATAAATCTGGGTGATATTGCCATTAATCTGACATTTTAGCCTGAAATGTGAAGAGACAAATGTTGCATCACTAACCTTCCATAGCACCCTTAATAATGAATGAATCTCTGGATTCTTATCGGTGGATGTTTGCAGTTAATTCTCATTGATTATATTATTGTGCTTACATGACTCTATTCTTATGTTTCAGTTGTTTTTATAAACAAAGGTCATAAATAGATAAATTCATATGGTGAACGCCGGCGTGTGTTTTATGTTGCTTTTCCATCTGCAGGTGACTGTTATCAGCTCATTCGTGTTCCCTTCACTGCCTCCACAACCTCTGAATATCTTCTTTGCCGTGTGCATCCTCCTAGCCTGTGGCTCCACCATAGTGCTGGTAATGATCTTATACAGTACAAATCTTGCTTTCCTTTATCAGTGGCTGAAGATTTTGTGTAATTTAGAGGTTTGAATGACGCACGCTGCTCTTGTCAGATGCGCGTGCTTAAGTGTTGACAGGGAGGTAATAAACTTTAGCTCGcccacacaaagacacacactctTTATTTGTAGAGTTAAATCAACAATGTTACAATGAATGCTATTATAAATGTCAAAGCAGCCAAACAATGACCTCTTTTTGCCTCTATTGAGATCTTAACACACATAATAAATTAAATTTTCTCCGAGTTACATCTG includes these proteins:
- the tmem243b gene encoding transmembrane protein 243b; protein product: MDDFTTRTYGTSGLDNRPLFGETSARDRIINLAVGGFTSVVVLVTVISSFVFPSLPPQPLNIFFAVCILLACGSTIVLIFWYRQGDLEPKFRNLIYYMLVSIVLLCLCANLYFHDVR